cttgatgtatgttttcataaaaattgaattgttctctttattatgtacgttgatttcgaataatttttctcaaattagattttttaaacgtttttaacgatgcaacttatactttatcctttccttaccaaaaaaaaaaaaaaaaatagaatccttacaaaaaaaaattatactttatccggtgtttattatcctattacacatttatttttattagagTTTGTTAATATTGCTGATGTTtttaaagaatatgaaaaagataatcaattagctcaaactattatagcaatatgaacaaaatggctgcattattataccGTCATTCtgcttatttatttggttactTTTGTTTTCGattcacgtattaaattagatggtttaggttattatttgaatatgtgttatgaatgtttacatttgaatgtaGCGATAAATGTTAGAGCTATACAAACAACGGTTAAAAACGcaatagtagaattgtataatgaatttttgtagtagatataatCTAGTAGATGATAGTGAATCTTCCCAACATAGTGATGTACAAAGTGAGGACCTAGGTAGaattagtagatggtacaaaaTAATGATGAGTAggtaaaaaggacaaaaaggagCAACATataatatttctaaaatagagacctattaaccattttttttaagtttggtGATTCCGAAAGCAAcagagatttcaaaattctagagtAGTGGAAGAGGCATTGAACCCAATTCTCaattctcgctctcatcgcaagacaggTTTTAGCAACCCATTGTTCAATAGTTACGGTTAAACAAGTATTTAGCATTGGAGGCAACATTTTGGACGATCGATGTTCAAGATTACATCCGAATttggtggaggctcaagcttgtatcgataattggacaaaggctaaacattgacaacaagagatggatcgcAATGATGAAGCCGATTTCTTCGATGATGATGGAAATACCACCGCTACGGATACCGGAACGGTtagtgacgattgacgatgagataaGTTTGGATtataaaaggtaaaagaactacataagctttaattcttctatccccaaaaagatatgtgggcgcttaatgataattcattaagttcaaccccttcccccttcctttttttctcccaaatttgattacaatttatatttgataatttattatttgataatttcattattttttatttcataattcattatttaaaaattaaatttaaaaatcaaaatcgaaATCGGCGGTTCCATTTCTGGTTTTGAATCGGAGTCGGCCCAAAATTGCCGATTCAaaatcggaaccggaatcgTCCCTTAAGGTTCCGGTTCACAGGTGGCCACGAACTGGAACTGCCGGTTTATGAACCGGAATCAGCCGGTTCCAAACCGTGGCCACCACTACCGACAGTATTGTCATaaaagcattttccttaaataaatgGTGGGCCACAAaggtttcttcatcttttttgaCTCCCTTGACAAGCTACAAGGCGAATAAAACTGATAAAGTGAGAACATTGCTCTTCGCATTGGGCTCCGATTCGATATCGAAGAAGTATCCTTAAGACAGTGTTGAAGTCGTCTAGGAACCACAGTGAAGTTATTCTTGTCTTTCCATGCTCTTATTTATAGCTCCATTTGGAAAACATGAGCTTCTATGGGTGCTTCAGCTGAACTAAATCAATTGAAACTCCAACCagctgaaaaagaaatcacaatAAAGCATAAATTCATTTTCTATATGGAGCTACGTAAGGCCCGCAACTCGAATTTAGTTTAGTATATATTTGTTTTGAGGAAGTGTCTCTAAGGCCATTAGTTAGCATGAGAAGGCGGTTCAGGCAACTTTGAAAAGACTTTGTTCCATACTTATACAGTTTCTCTAATCATATACTTCTAATTTGTATGATCAAATCCTTCTACTTTCACAAATTTCTTAATTAAGTCCATTTGACTCCGACCAAATTCAGCTGACATAACCGGTAGACGATTTCAAAGTATGatgtaaataaaatatataaaaccgCACCTGGACGTATGTGAAAAAATTTAGCTAATGAAAACATAATTGGAGTATGATGTGCATAAGATTTAACCAATCTAGACGAAATTTTATCCATCTCATACTATGACGCAATCCGACAGCCATATAAGTTTGATTTAGTAGGAAAGAGACTTgattaaaaaatatgagaaagtAGAAAGACTTGATTTGACAAGTTAAAAGTATAAGAATCTAAGGAGAAATAAGCAGGAAGCAAAGtaacaaaacataaaatatttctcTTAATATTTTTGCATTGTCAAAGAAATTcgaagggataatgacacaattaatctttgaattttggctcaatatgcaatgtgatccttaaacttttaatttgttcaatgtgatccctcaACTTTTAGTatatgtacaatttttttttctgacctTATATGTACAATTTGGTATCTAgactttatgaaaatattcaatattgtctattcatcaattcaagttcggggacaatGATGAAAAGTTTtgtatagtttagggactaaattgaacatgtaccaaaaattcatgaatcatactaaataaattaaaagttcatggatgatATTGGATATTGGCTTAGTTCACGGACCatattcaacaaatttaaagttcattaaccacattacatattgagtcaTAGTCCAAATACCCCTTGTGTCATTTACTCAACTTTAAATGGTAACACATAAGCAGTGCCAACAGCGGAATGACAAGTCTTCAGGATTATAATTGTGAGATGCCTAGCATTTTTTCTGGCCCTAATGTGGCAAAAACGTAGGGGAAGTTTCAAATGACGCCATTGAAATCGTGAGGGATGAATTGGTATGTTAAAACTTTTCCCCAGATAGACGTATAGTGCTTTAGCCTTTTCCCTTTAGCCTGTACTCACTTTCGAAGACTACTTCACCTTTGCAGGCGTCTTGAGGCTACACTCCCCCTTATCGCTTTGGTGCATTTGGAATTTTAATCTGAAATGTTTTCAACAAGACTATAACACATAATCGCAAGATGAGGAGCAAGCTCCCTTGCATCTGAGCCAACACATTGTTGATAGAAGTGCTAAACTTTTGATCGCATAACTTATGCCCGATCGAATATTACTTGGCTTGATTGTTTACACTTGATAGCAAATAACACATTTCATCTGTTTTCCTGCCAAATTTGCATGAAAGAAGTCATGCAACAAAAAATGCATGACTATTTGAGTGTTGTGAAAGTTTAAAGATttcgaattaaaaaaatgcaaattataTAAGCTAAAAGATTTAGATAATAAATgagtggagagagagggagagattcaAGAAGTCTTCACCATGACCCTCTATAAAGTAAAAACCTTTAGCTAGGTTATGAGTTGCCGTCTACCTGAAGCCATTTGGGCTTTTGCCCTTATCTTGAAACTTACTAAATTGTTGTTATTCTTAACTCAAACCTATCCATGGTCACTAAAAACATTTCAGAGTCCTACCTATTGCAATACCAGCTAATatcctaaaaaatcctcaattttatatctaatcaaaattttattcgcaactttttttaatcttaaaaaaaagtcctcaacTTTCATTATAGTCTCGAATATACCCACGTGTTGAAAAATCatcactaatttttttcaaaatgatcaacaTCAAGGCCAGTCAGACGttcatttattaaaacttgCGTTTTCGTTAGCACTTTCACCTTCATATGAAACAAGAGGCTCACTATTAGAACATGCGTTTTCATCAAGACATTTACCTTCATATGAAACGGCAATACTCTCCCGATATGTATAATTCTAAAGAAATTAGTGACGACTTTTAGACTTGTGCGTAGATTTGGAACTAGAGTAACAACTGAGCATTTTATTTTAGACGAAAATAAGTTTAATTCGGAATTAAAATTGGACCTAAAGTCGAGGATTTTCAAGGAATTAGGCTTATTACATCCATAGTCTTACTCTAACGAACTTTTCCAACCACAACATATGAGATTACATGTCTTATCTTTGACCCCACCTAGTCAACTAATCGCGAGGCCAAGCAAAACAATATAGTTCTGTAGAAGAAGCGGCTGTTCTTGTTCAGTCACTGTTTAATGGTCAAAGAAGGTCCACGTTGGTCCCATAGAAAAGGCTAAATTTGCATCtgaataatcatatttttaccTTTACCTTTTCCGCGCTTTGTGGTTTCCGTACGGCGAAAGTAAAATTCCAACAGGGAATGGAATCAAACACATCATGTGCCCTCAGATTTCTCAGTAACATCTGCTGCTCTGATCTTGGTATACAAAAATTCAAGGTCGAGGGTTTGATGGAGAGAAAGCCTTGTTCATCCAGACCCGACCGCAAAACGACAGAGAGAAACAGGAGAAATCAAATGAAGGGCCTCCTCTCCAGGCTCCACTCGCTTGTTCCTCAACAGAGCTCcagggtctctctctctctctctctctctctctctctctctctctctctccccccgcTGTATTCTTTTCATGGTTCTCATCTATCAAGGTATAGTTGGTTCCTGTAGCCAGATTTTGTCATTGTTCATCTTTTTAACGTACGAAACACCGTGTATTTACTTTGCTTTCTTATGCTGATTGGTGCTTATTCTTTGGAACCTCTCATCTTTCTGCTCCTTATTTTAGctagaagcatggaaaaggtcATCCTTTCATTCCAAGGTTTTCAGTTTCCCAGATGGTATTTTCAATCATCTATACATGACATTTTTTGCCCTCTTCAGTGGAAAATCAATATGAAGAAACTAAATTCCCTTAAACACAAGGAGCTCTTCTAGGGTTTTGTCTGTCTCTCCTTTGGTCAACTACTACTTAAACACAAGAATGTGGTGATGCCCCCTCATTCGATCTTGCCGGAAAATGTCTACCCGCATGTAGATTCTAAAGTGGTAGACATAATTAATCACAACTTCAAGAAAATTAAGTAGGAGATTCGGGTTCCGTGTTGATGGAAGTTTTTAAGAGAGGATTCAATATGAGGTTCACCATTGGAATGTGATTGTTTTTGTTAGTGAGGGCGAATTTAGAGGGAATCTTCTCAAgttcatatcaaatttaagtTAGCAATTGTCCTTGCTTACTAATGTTCTGGTGTTAGGAATCGAAATTAACATTGCCCGACCAATTATGCGAGGCGGCCAATTACATAAAGAACTTACAAGTGAAGGTGGAGAAAATGAGGGAGCATAAAGAGGGGTtattagaaatagaaaagatcAACACAACCATGAACAATGGACTAATGATCGGATTCAAGTCCCCGGAGATCAGAATATGGAAAAACGGGTCAATCTTGGAGGTTGTTCTTGTTACTGGATTGGATGGCCAATTCATCTTCAATAAGTCTGTTCGAGTGATTCATGAAGAAGGAGCTGATATCGTCAATGCCAGTTTCTCTGATGTTGGTGATGCAATGCTTCACACCATTCATGCCAAGGTAAGTATTTGTTTATATTTCTAGcccaaaatggttagaaattatACATCTCAACTGAAAAACATAGAATTATGTAAATCATATGCTAGAGGTGATTTATCTAATTTGAAAGGTATAAAGTTCTCTTAGGTGTTCGATTATGATCCCATTGATTTCATATGACGAAGTAGCCCCACTCACTCAACAAGTAAAATCACGTTAATCATGAAATAACTCACTAGTCTTGTGAACTATAGGACGAGATTCAAAGGTTACATAGGTGAACCGAACATGAACTTGTTTGCACTTGATGGTGGCGGAATCGatgttgttgacgcctaaattttgactaatctattttttgcataaaaattagaactaattttagttctaaataaaaaatcatctcacatatttatttttagcgtacattgcattggcatataattgggcaagcagaacacttaattttgcgggatggaaaaatacaccgagaagatttgaaacttcggggactgtattgcaaatacttaaaacttcagggactgtattgcaaatacttgaaacttcagggactacattgcaaataccaaaagaagatggagaaaggaagatagtgaagagaagataaagaagagaagataatgaaaggaagatggtgaagggaagatgaagaagagaagatgaatatgaagaagggaagatgaaaatggaaggtgaagaaatgaagatgaagaagagaagatgaaaatggaaggtgaagaagtgaagatgaagaatgaaggatggagaactttgcctataaaagagggggaagtggaagagaattgagagagagagtagaagagaattgagagagtttttttaggaagagtggaagagaaaaaagagaattgagagagttttagagtgaaagagaattgagagagttttagagtggaagagaattgagagaatttgtgagagaaattctttagagaggaaaaatagagttcttgagaaaagttggaagagaaaatttgagagtgaagaaaagagttttagtcgagcatcatctttgacgagtcccgacacgtacttcgcctctcgccatccaacaacgccgctgcttgcctttttcgacgatagccacgttcttccaactccgagatcttgaaggaagccataacgtgtacgtgagtaagattttgtgtaatagaaggtaactctttccatctcgatctacaaaaatgtaatcgtttggtgtgaacatttgtttgtttattttagacatgttacgtgtctcaaaatttagcatcattacatgttaatttatttttataaatactcgtgattggctgcgttttctttctttctaaatcacccatggtgtatatcgtacaaagttcaatgttttacatccccataaaaaagaagaaaaaaccaaaaaaattgcatctttgaatttcaagtaaaatccatcaaaattgccaaatcaaatattttttcatgaaaatggtaccgaaagggcgttagagtaatctagcgtaaccaaatccccgaattcaaaatctctggttcgcggaaataagatagttttctcccgctattttatttaggtttctaatcaacctaccgaaaatgattagtggcgactccaaattcaaaatatattgcatgttaatcatttgaaccttaagttgcgatttggtatggacttgggagagtccgagttaggttagttaattaattaacctgataatccattagcccgaaaattaacttgtttattttttaggtcgtgatgacttagcgactcactggggactaaagaggacttaggccagaataatttcatgaaaaataaaatcacttgatccggcaatcttttttgaattttaatccttaggtgttaaatggttttgcgggaaagggagttataaggggaggagtctgtggctaatctttgttttgcaggcttggtgatgagaattttaatttttgaactatcggagtgctgattgcttttaaaatgtcgtgcatgcctctatataattgcactacaccaccttgacttgtgaccgaacccgggtc
This sequence is a window from Rhodamnia argentea isolate NSW1041297 chromosome 3, ASM2092103v1, whole genome shotgun sequence. Protein-coding genes within it:
- the LOC115750403 gene encoding transcription factor bHLH162-like isoform X6, whose protein sequence is MESNTSCALRFLSNICCSDLGIQKFKVEGLMERKPCSSRPDRKTTERNRRNQMKGLLSRLHSLVPQQSSRESKLTLPDQLCEAANYIKNLQVKVEKMREHKEGLLEIEKINTTMNNGLMIGFKSPEIRIWKNGSILEVVLVTGLDGQFIFNKSVRVIHEEGADIVNASFSDVGDAMLHTIHAKA
- the LOC115750403 gene encoding transcription factor bHLH162-like isoform X3 yields the protein MESNTLSALRFLSDIGCSGLGIQEFQVEGLMERKPCSSRPDRKTTERNRRNQMKGLLSRLHSLVPQQSSRESKLTLPDQLCEAANYIKNLQVKVEKMREHKEGLLEIEKINTTMNNGLMIGFKSPEIRIWKNGSILEVVLVTGLDGQFIFNKSVRVIHEEGADIVNASFSDVGDAMLHTIHAKVGDGDSSDVRISQRLQEVVNDMLTELHP